A single genomic interval of Legionella israelensis harbors:
- the rpmJ gene encoding 50S ribosomal protein L36 translates to MKVRASVKRICRHCKIIKRSGTIRVICKDARHKQKQG, encoded by the coding sequence ATGAAAGTAAGAGCATCCGTCAAGCGTATTTGCCGTCATTGCAAGATTATTAAACGTAGCGGAACCATACGTGTAATATGCAAAGATGCGAGACATAAGCAGAAACAAGGTTGA
- the rpsM gene encoding 30S ribosomal protein S13 has protein sequence MARIAGVNIPDHKHVVIALTSIYGIGRSTANKLCVTLKIDPSRKVAELSEEELDSIRNEINKLTVEGDLRRIVTMNIKRLMDLGCYRGLRHRRGLPLRGQRTKTNARTRKGRRKG, from the coding sequence ATGGCGCGTATTGCGGGAGTAAACATACCGGATCATAAGCATGTGGTGATTGCATTAACATCAATCTATGGTATTGGCAGATCGACAGCAAATAAACTGTGTGTAACATTAAAAATAGACCCTTCAAGAAAAGTGGCTGAGTTATCAGAAGAAGAGTTAGATTCCATAAGAAATGAAATCAACAAATTGACAGTAGAGGGTGATTTGCGACGAATCGTTACCATGAATATAAAACGACTGATGGATCTGGGTTGCTATAGAGGCTTAAGACATAGACGTGGATTACCTCTACGTGGTCAAAGAACGAAAACAAATGCCCGCACGCGTAAAGGCCGACGAAAAGGCTGA
- the rpsK gene encoding 30S ribosomal protein S11 has translation MAISKTKQKTRKKTKRVVSDGIVHVHASFNNTIVTFTDRQGNVLCWATAGGSGFRGSRKSTPYAAQVAAERASAMAKEFGMNSIAVFVRGPGPGRESTIRELISQNFKIVEITDVTGIPHNGCKPPKKRRV, from the coding sequence ATGGCTATATCAAAAACAAAACAAAAAACACGTAAAAAAACGAAACGTGTAGTATCTGATGGTATTGTGCATGTGCATGCTTCTTTTAATAATACTATTGTGACTTTTACTGATCGGCAAGGAAATGTGTTATGCTGGGCAACAGCCGGAGGCTCCGGTTTCCGAGGTTCTCGGAAAAGCACGCCCTACGCGGCTCAGGTGGCAGCAGAGCGTGCTTCTGCGATGGCTAAAGAATTTGGCATGAATTCTATCGCTGTATTTGTACGTGGACCAGGTCCTGGTAGAGAATCCACAATACGTGAGCTGATTTCACAGAATTTCAAAATTGTTGAAATAACCGATGTTACAGGCATACCACACAATGGTTGCAAGCCTCCTAAAAAACGTCGTGTATAA
- the rpsD gene encoding 30S ribosomal protein S4 yields MARYLGPKCKLSRREGTDLLLKSGVRDHKSKCKAEKLPGQHGDKKPRLSDYGLQLREKQKIRRLYGVLEKQFRNYYKTAARQKGSTGENLMKLLERRLDNVVYRMGFASTRAEARQLVSHKAILVNDEVVNIPSYLVQPGDVVSVRQKAKQQGRIQAAVALSEQRAPCEWISVDPSSLKGTFSTAPSLGDLSSDYNVNLVVELYSK; encoded by the coding sequence ATGGCTAGATATCTAGGACCAAAATGTAAATTGTCACGCCGTGAAGGAACAGATCTTCTGCTCAAAAGCGGGGTGCGTGATCATAAATCCAAATGCAAAGCAGAAAAATTACCGGGACAACATGGTGATAAAAAGCCGCGACTCAGCGATTATGGATTGCAGCTTCGTGAAAAACAAAAAATACGTCGTTTATATGGTGTTCTGGAAAAGCAATTTAGAAATTATTATAAAACGGCAGCCAGACAGAAGGGCTCAACCGGTGAAAACTTAATGAAATTGCTTGAGCGACGACTTGATAATGTGGTTTATCGCATGGGTTTTGCTAGTACTCGAGCTGAAGCTCGACAACTTGTTTCACATAAGGCAATTCTAGTTAACGATGAGGTGGTTAACATCCCGTCATATCTTGTTCAGCCCGGTGATGTGGTAAGTGTTCGCCAGAAAGCAAAACAACAAGGCCGCATTCAGGCTGCTGTTGCACTTTCTGAACAGCGGGCACCCTGTGAATGGATTTCGGTTGATCCGTCCTCTTTAAAAGGGACTTTTTCGACGGCTCCTTCATTAGGTGATTTATCGTCTGACTACAACGTGAACTTGGTTGTAGAACTTTACTCTAAGTAA
- a CDS encoding DNA-directed RNA polymerase subunit alpha, with translation MYTEINEMLTPTVLKVQSESPYHAKIVLEPLERGYGHTLGNALRRILLSSMPGSAITEASIEGVLHEYSTIEGVQEDVVDILLNLKQVAVKLNTDRDVSLKLSKEGPGPVTAGDIQATHGVEIINPDLIIANLNENGKLDMTLKIEKGVGFHTTDTFIRGLDDEIVKKAVGHLKIDNTFSPVKKVAYYVDSARVENRTDLDKLTIDLETNGTIDPEEAIRISATILQRQLHAFVDMKFEESRKESKEKNEFDPVLLRPVDDLELTVRSANCLKAENIYYIGDLVQKTENELLKTPNLGKKSLTEIKDVLASRSLSLGMKLENWPPENLGE, from the coding sequence ATGTATACTGAAATAAACGAAATGCTGACACCTACTGTGCTGAAAGTGCAATCGGAGTCACCTTATCATGCTAAAATTGTTTTAGAGCCTTTAGAACGTGGTTACGGTCACACTTTAGGTAATGCTTTGCGAAGAATTTTGTTATCTTCCATGCCAGGAAGTGCTATAACTGAAGCTTCAATTGAGGGCGTGTTGCACGAATACAGTACAATTGAAGGTGTACAAGAAGATGTGGTTGATATCTTGCTGAACCTTAAACAAGTTGCTGTGAAATTAAATACCGACCGTGATGTCAGCCTCAAATTAAGTAAAGAAGGTCCAGGGCCGGTCACCGCTGGTGATATTCAGGCTACACATGGTGTCGAAATTATTAACCCTGATTTAATTATTGCTAATCTTAATGAAAACGGTAAGTTGGATATGACCTTAAAAATTGAGAAAGGCGTAGGCTTTCACACGACGGACACTTTTATTCGTGGTCTTGATGATGAAATTGTGAAGAAAGCCGTAGGGCATTTAAAAATTGATAATACTTTTTCTCCAGTTAAAAAAGTGGCTTATTATGTTGACAGTGCCCGTGTTGAGAACAGAACGGATCTGGATAAACTGACCATTGATTTGGAAACCAATGGTACAATTGATCCGGAAGAAGCTATACGTATATCAGCAACCATTCTTCAAAGGCAACTTCATGCATTCGTAGACATGAAGTTTGAAGAGTCCAGAAAGGAAAGCAAAGAGAAGAATGAGTTTGATCCGGTATTGCTGCGTCCAGTTGATGATTTAGAATTGACTGTCCGCTCTGCAAATTGTTTAAAAGCTGAAAATATATATTATATTGGTGATTTAGTTCAAAAAACAGAAAATGAACTGCTGAAAACACCTAACTTAGGTAAAAAATCACTTACTGAAATTAAGGATGTGCTAGCGTCACGTTCCTTGTCACTTGGTATGAAGCTTGAGAATTGGCCGCCAGAAAATCTAGGCGAGTAA
- the rplQ gene encoding 50S ribosomal protein L17 produces MRHRNSGRSFSRTSSHRKAMFSNMCCSLIEHELIKTTLPKAKELRKYIEPLITRSKNDSVADRRYVFDTLRSKSAVGKLFTTLGPRYSERPGGYVRVIKCGFRPGDNAPMAIVELIDRPTEIDESSSEA; encoded by the coding sequence ATGCGTCACCGTAATTCAGGTCGTAGTTTTAGTCGCACCAGCAGTCATAGAAAAGCAATGTTTTCAAATATGTGCTGCTCTTTAATTGAGCATGAGCTGATTAAGACTACACTTCCTAAGGCGAAAGAATTAAGAAAATATATTGAACCGTTAATTACAAGAAGCAAGAATGATTCAGTTGCTGACAGAAGATATGTTTTTGATACATTACGATCAAAATCTGCCGTCGGAAAATTATTTACAACGTTAGGTCCACGATATTCTGAGCGTCCAGGAGGCTATGTAAGAGTGATTAAATGTGGTTTCCGACCTGGAGATAATGCTCCTATGGCTATTGTTGAACTTATCGACAGACCAACTGAGATTGATGAAAGCTCGTCCGAAGCTTAA
- a CDS encoding NAD(P)-dependent alcohol dehydrogenase, translated as MKAITVDSYGGTNQLVLKDVPDPMVADDDVLIRIKACSVNPIDWKIRSGSMRWVYPVKLPVILGFDFAGEVQSVGKNVQKLKPGDQVYGCSNKKSGGTYAELIALKENDVSKMPTSMTFEEAASVPLSALTALQGLRDKGALKAKQRALIIGASGGVGMFAVQIAKGFGAHVTGVCSTPNVPFVQNLGADEVVDYKKQDVFVEEQKYDLIYDCVAAHSYQKAKKHLTAHGTYVTTLPSLFLVFYLFLSRFTSQKAKIIFMQANKADLDFITKLIEDNKLKTHIDSIYPIEKIAEAHQKSETHHATGKIVVSIP; from the coding sequence ATGAAGGCGATAACTGTTGATAGCTATGGTGGTACGAATCAATTAGTGCTGAAAGATGTGCCTGATCCAATGGTGGCCGACGATGACGTTTTAATTCGTATCAAAGCATGCAGTGTCAATCCTATCGATTGGAAAATACGCTCAGGATCTATGCGTTGGGTTTATCCTGTGAAGCTACCTGTTATTTTAGGGTTTGATTTTGCAGGTGAAGTTCAATCCGTAGGCAAAAATGTTCAAAAATTAAAACCGGGCGATCAGGTTTATGGTTGTTCGAATAAAAAAAGCGGCGGAACGTATGCTGAACTTATCGCCCTTAAAGAAAATGACGTATCAAAAATGCCTACGTCAATGACCTTTGAAGAGGCCGCCAGCGTCCCTTTATCCGCGCTTACAGCTTTACAAGGTTTAAGAGACAAGGGAGCTTTAAAAGCTAAGCAAAGGGCACTCATTATTGGAGCTTCAGGCGGGGTAGGTATGTTTGCTGTTCAAATTGCTAAAGGATTTGGCGCACATGTAACTGGTGTATGCAGCACGCCAAATGTACCTTTTGTGCAAAATTTGGGAGCGGATGAGGTCGTGGATTACAAAAAACAAGATGTTTTTGTAGAAGAACAAAAATACGACCTTATTTATGACTGTGTAGCAGCCCATAGTTATCAAAAGGCCAAAAAACACCTAACAGCACATGGAACTTATGTTACTACACTGCCTTCTTTATTTCTTGTTTTTTATCTTTTTTTAAGCAGATTTACTTCGCAAAAAGCAAAAATTATTTTTATGCAGGCAAATAAAGCTGATTTGGACTTTATTACGAAATTAATTGAAGATAACAAACTTAAAACTCATATTGACAGTATCTATCCAATAGAAAAGATTGCTGAGGCACATCAAAAAAGTGAAACTCATCATGCAACAGGAAAAATTGTAGTTTCTATACCTTAA
- a CDS encoding CatB-related O-acetyltransferase gives MVKKHWSKIEFLHQSVKNPNIHIKGTHSYYSNAWTGNFEESVVRYLYGDEYSLAHWEPRWEIDHLYIGDYVCIAAEAVIMLGGNNNHRVDWFILYPFDDRYAESYDSRGDTVISDGVWIGMRAMIMPGIKIGEGAIIAANAVVTKDVEPYTIVAGSPAKLVKSRFDHETIERLLALKIYDWPEEKINEMKDYLCSSDINKLEAMAHNYKG, from the coding sequence ATGGTAAAGAAGCACTGGTCTAAGATAGAATTTCTTCATCAAAGCGTTAAAAATCCAAATATCCATATTAAAGGTACACATAGTTATTACTCTAATGCATGGACAGGAAATTTCGAAGAGTCCGTCGTGCGCTATCTTTATGGAGATGAATATAGCCTGGCTCATTGGGAGCCTCGATGGGAAATAGATCACTTATATATTGGTGATTATGTTTGTATCGCAGCGGAAGCTGTTATCATGCTTGGCGGCAACAATAATCATCGAGTGGATTGGTTTATTTTATATCCTTTTGACGATAGGTATGCCGAATCGTATGATTCTCGTGGTGATACTGTGATTAGTGACGGTGTGTGGATAGGAATGAGAGCTATGATAATGCCGGGGATCAAAATAGGCGAGGGAGCTATTATAGCTGCTAATGCGGTAGTAACAAAGGATGTTGAACCCTACACTATTGTGGCAGGGAGTCCTGCGAAACTTGTCAAAAGTCGGTTTGATCATGAAACAATAGAGCGATTGTTAGCGCTTAAAATCTATGATTGGCCAGAAGAAAAAATAAATGAAATGAAGGATTATCTTTGCTCTTCTGATATCAATAAGTTGGAAGCCATGGCTCATAATTATAAAGGTTGA